From a single Streptomyces sp. NBC_01264 genomic region:
- a CDS encoding sensor histidine kinase, with protein sequence MTTTHAPGPEAGTDSEAGPPVTRPGRLKVFLGAAPGVGKTYRMLDEAHRRAARGSDVVAGFVECHRRRQTEARLDGLESIPRAGHEYRGGLYSELDSEALLSRRPQMVLIDELAHTNVPGAGRHPKRWQDVEDMLAAGIDVVTTLNIQHLESLSDVVEKITGVPQRETVPDEFVRRAHEIELVDIPPEGLRRRMAHGNIYPPERIDASLANYFRPGNLIALRELALLWLAGRVDEALHKYRIEHGIGGVWETRERVVVALTGGPEGETLIRRAARIAGRSAGGELLAVHVARSDGLAAGVSHAALTGQRALVEDLGGSYHSVVGDEVPTALVDFAMAESATQLVLGTSRRRRLERFLTGRGIGETVVALSEDIDVHMVTHERAGHGRLLPSRRRTLPTSRLIAGPVAALLLPLLLTLVLDRMRGTLNLTSEALLFLVAVVGVACIGGVVSALIAALTATLLLNYWFMPPIGEFSMSDPDSVLALVVFAIVAATVAAAADRSLRLSRRSARATAEAETMSSLAGSIVRGDQTIPALLERTRETFGMDTVELASEASEAPAADPGSDGGRPTHVKADPVLVVAAGPGAFLVLRGRTLPSSERRVLAAFAAHVGAAVERARLTEAAAEVEPIKAADRLRTALLRAVSHDLRTPLAGALAAVSSLRDPDVEFSAEDRAELLDSAEVSLNRLNRLVENLLDLSRLQAGALALDLRATTLEEVLPLALDSLDPSPGQGPAIDVQNLEAVPALLADPPLLERVLANLVDNAVRHAPADRPVLVTASALAGQVEVRIADHGPGIAADDRERAFEPFQRLGDRDNTAGLGLGLALARGLTEAMDGTLTPEDTPGGGLTMVLSLPVAPQVTAGRP encoded by the coding sequence ATGACGACCACGCACGCCCCCGGCCCGGAGGCGGGTACGGATTCGGAGGCGGGACCGCCCGTCACGCGACCCGGAAGACTCAAGGTCTTCCTCGGGGCAGCCCCCGGCGTCGGCAAGACCTACCGGATGCTCGACGAGGCCCATCGCCGGGCGGCCCGGGGTTCGGACGTGGTGGCCGGCTTCGTCGAGTGCCACCGGCGCCGGCAGACCGAGGCGAGGCTCGACGGCCTGGAGAGCATCCCCCGCGCCGGACACGAGTACCGCGGCGGCCTGTATTCCGAGCTGGACAGTGAAGCATTGCTGTCCAGGCGGCCGCAGATGGTGCTCATCGACGAACTCGCCCACACCAACGTCCCGGGGGCGGGCCGGCACCCGAAGCGGTGGCAGGACGTCGAGGACATGCTCGCCGCCGGGATCGACGTCGTGACGACCCTCAACATCCAGCACCTGGAGTCGCTCAGCGACGTCGTGGAGAAGATCACCGGCGTCCCGCAACGCGAGACCGTGCCCGACGAGTTCGTACGCCGTGCCCACGAGATCGAGCTCGTCGACATACCTCCGGAAGGACTCCGCCGCCGGATGGCCCACGGAAACATCTATCCCCCGGAGCGGATCGACGCCTCCCTCGCCAACTACTTCCGCCCCGGCAACCTCATCGCGCTCCGGGAGCTGGCGCTCCTGTGGCTGGCCGGCCGGGTGGACGAGGCCCTCCACAAGTACCGAATCGAGCACGGCATCGGGGGCGTCTGGGAGACCCGGGAGCGGGTCGTGGTGGCCCTCACCGGCGGACCCGAGGGCGAGACCCTCATCCGCCGCGCGGCACGCATCGCGGGCCGCTCCGCCGGTGGTGAACTGCTCGCCGTGCACGTCGCGCGCAGCGACGGGCTCGCCGCGGGCGTCTCCCACGCGGCGCTGACCGGACAGCGGGCCCTCGTCGAGGACCTGGGCGGCAGCTACCACTCCGTCGTCGGCGACGAAGTTCCCACAGCTCTGGTGGACTTCGCCATGGCGGAGAGCGCCACCCAACTGGTCCTCGGTACCAGCCGCCGCCGTCGGCTTGAACGATTCCTCACCGGCCGGGGCATCGGCGAGACCGTGGTGGCGTTGTCGGAGGACATCGACGTCCACATGGTCACGCACGAGCGGGCGGGCCACGGCCGGCTGCTGCCCTCCCGCCGCCGTACGCTCCCCACGTCGCGGCTCATCGCCGGACCGGTGGCCGCCCTGCTGCTCCCCCTCCTGCTCACGCTCGTCCTCGACCGCATGCGCGGCACCCTGAACCTCACCAGCGAGGCGCTGCTGTTTCTGGTGGCCGTCGTCGGCGTGGCCTGCATCGGCGGGGTGGTCTCGGCCCTGATCGCGGCGCTCACCGCCACGCTGCTGCTGAACTACTGGTTCATGCCGCCGATCGGCGAGTTCAGCATGAGCGACCCGGACAGCGTGCTGGCGCTGGTGGTGTTCGCGATCGTCGCCGCTACCGTGGCCGCCGCGGCCGACAGATCCCTGCGGCTCTCCCGCCGCTCCGCGCGGGCGACGGCCGAGGCGGAGACGATGTCCTCCCTCGCCGGCAGCATCGTCCGCGGCGACCAGACGATTCCGGCCCTGCTGGAACGTACGAGGGAGACCTTCGGCATGGACACCGTCGAGCTGGCCTCCGAAGCGTCCGAAGCCCCTGCCGCGGATCCGGGAAGCGACGGCGGACGCCCCACCCACGTCAAGGCGGATCCCGTTCTCGTGGTGGCGGCCGGCCCCGGGGCCTTCCTCGTCCTGCGCGGCCGTACGCTGCCGTCCTCGGAGCGCCGTGTCCTGGCCGCCTTCGCCGCGCACGTCGGCGCCGCCGTCGAGCGGGCCCGCCTGACCGAGGCGGCCGCCGAGGTCGAACCCATCAAGGCTGCCGACCGGCTTCGCACGGCCCTGCTCCGGGCCGTCAGCCACGATCTGCGGACCCCCCTGGCGGGGGCACTTGCCGCGGTCAGCTCCCTGCGCGACCCGGACGTGGAATTCTCCGCCGAGGACCGGGCGGAACTACTGGACTCCGCCGAGGTGTCCCTGAACCGGTTGAACCGCCTGGTGGAGAACCTGCTCGACCTCAGCCGTCTGCAAGCCGGGGCCCTGGCCCTCGACCTGCGGGCCACCACCCTGGAGGAGGTCCTTCCCCTCGCGCTGGACTCCCTGGACCCGAGTCCCGGACAGGGGCCCGCCATCGACGTACAGAACCTGGAGGCCGTACCGGCGCTGCTGGCCGATCCGCCCCTACTCGAACGAGTACTGGCCAACCTCGTCGACAACGCCGTCCGCCACGCACCCGCGGACCGACCGGTGCTGGTGACGGCCAGTGCACTGGCGGGGCAGGTCGAAGTCCGGATCGCCGACCACGGCCCCGGGATCGCCGCCGACGACCGCGAGCGCGCCTTCGAACCGTTCCAGCGCCTCGGCGACCGCGACAACACGGCCGGACTCGGGCTCGGCCTCGCCCTGGCCCGGGGACTCACCGAGGCCATGGACGGCACGCTCACTCCGGAGGACACCCCCGGGGGCGGATTGACCATGGTGCTGTCCCTGCCCGTCGCCCCGCAGGTGACAGCGGGGCGGCCCTGA
- a CDS encoding NAD-binding protein, whose amino-acid sequence MTSTLHLRSEPGHRSQHMIICGDDGLSHRLARELDAVCGEAVTVVLPSRRDGHGGEIAALHRDPRSPVELLVSARPDEQTLRQAGVERAAALALTYGDDQVNTTAALLARSINPRVRLVIRMFNRERGRHLELLLDRAAAAQSPYDDGFVDASTTILSDADTAVPELVAAVAVGHGPTLQVEGKVFRGVVRPAGAPPHATDLATLAVLSGTHMDDPLGEDSAETPGANGTQLLPDTATAYHRQFTHGRLMLEEVTQHRTTEPPSRRRRDYRGWLRDRFGHLPWRVFVSREVTAVFGVLGVAVVLLATVTALVEDGPLWKSVYLPLLDIFTMGDPATEESTARQVLQLIAGFVGLAVLPLVVAAAMNATLAFRAASANHVPDTALHDHIVLVGLGKIGTRALAQLCTTDHTVVVIERNPQARGIPLARELNVPLLLEDAAAPGVLDLARISTSRSLLVLTHDDGENLDIVMAARESNPRVRAVMRLYDDDFAATVSRTLRAGYPDALTRSRSVSALAAPSFAAAMMGRHVLGVMPVERGSLLFTVVDVAGHPELEGRSIHAAFKEHEWRVLAVGPTTSRHSASSTDTLGGFRTDQPAFNWRPPHGRVLNHDDRVVLVTTRRGLDILMTGVQPHPEGRRPRPAS is encoded by the coding sequence ATGACCTCGACCCTCCACCTGCGCTCCGAACCGGGGCATCGCTCCCAGCACATGATCATTTGTGGTGACGACGGACTCTCGCACCGCCTTGCGCGGGAGCTCGACGCCGTCTGCGGCGAGGCCGTCACGGTCGTACTGCCTTCGCGTCGCGACGGACACGGCGGCGAGATCGCCGCCCTGCACCGCGATCCGCGCTCCCCCGTAGAGTTGCTCGTCTCCGCCCGGCCCGATGAGCAGACCCTTCGACAGGCCGGTGTGGAACGTGCCGCCGCACTCGCACTGACCTACGGCGACGACCAGGTGAACACGACCGCGGCCCTGCTCGCCCGCAGCATCAACCCGCGCGTACGCCTCGTCATCCGCATGTTCAACCGGGAGCGCGGCCGCCACCTCGAACTTCTCCTCGACCGGGCGGCGGCCGCTCAGTCCCCGTACGACGACGGCTTCGTCGACGCGTCCACGACGATCCTCTCCGACGCCGACACGGCCGTCCCCGAACTGGTCGCCGCGGTGGCGGTCGGACACGGTCCCACCCTCCAGGTGGAGGGCAAGGTGTTCCGCGGTGTCGTACGCCCCGCCGGGGCCCCGCCCCACGCGACGGACCTGGCCACGCTCGCCGTTCTCTCCGGTACCCACATGGACGACCCGCTGGGCGAAGACAGCGCGGAGACCCCCGGCGCGAACGGCACCCAGCTGCTTCCCGACACCGCGACCGCCTACCACCGCCAGTTCACGCACGGCCGCCTCATGCTCGAAGAGGTCACCCAGCACCGCACGACGGAACCCCCCTCCCGTCGCCGGCGGGACTACCGCGGCTGGCTGCGGGACCGGTTCGGGCACCTGCCCTGGAGGGTCTTCGTCTCCCGCGAAGTGACCGCCGTCTTCGGGGTCCTCGGCGTGGCCGTGGTCCTCCTGGCCACCGTGACGGCCCTCGTGGAGGACGGTCCCTTGTGGAAGTCGGTGTACCTGCCCCTCCTGGACATCTTCACCATGGGCGACCCGGCGACCGAGGAGTCCACGGCCCGCCAGGTCCTCCAGCTCATCGCGGGTTTCGTCGGCCTGGCCGTACTTCCCCTGGTCGTGGCCGCCGCCATGAACGCCACGCTGGCCTTCCGCGCCGCCTCGGCCAACCACGTACCGGACACGGCCCTGCATGACCACATCGTCCTGGTCGGCCTCGGCAAGATCGGCACGCGCGCGCTGGCCCAGCTGTGCACGACCGACCACACGGTCGTGGTCATCGAGCGGAATCCACAGGCCCGAGGGATCCCGCTGGCACGCGAACTCAACGTGCCCTTGCTGCTCGAAGACGCCGCCGCCCCTGGGGTCCTCGACCTCGCCCGCATAAGCACCAGCAGATCACTGCTCGTCCTCACCCACGACGACGGCGAGAACCTCGACATCGTGATGGCCGCCCGCGAGAGCAACCCCCGCGTGCGTGCGGTGATGCGCCTGTACGACGACGACTTCGCCGCCACCGTCTCCCGCACCCTGCGCGCCGGCTACCCGGACGCGCTCACCCGCAGCCGCAGCGTCTCGGCACTGGCCGCGCCCTCCTTCGCCGCCGCGATGATGGGCCGCCACGTGCTGGGCGTCATGCCGGTGGAACGCGGCTCCCTCCTCTTCACGGTCGTGGACGTGGCGGGCCATCCCGAACTCGAAGGCCGCTCGATACACGCGGCCTTCAAGGAGCACGAGTGGCGCGTACTCGCCGTCGGCCCCACGACCAGCCGGCACTCGGCGTCCTCGACCGACACCCTCGGCGGATTCCGCACGGACCAGCCCGCCTTCAACTGGCGCCCGCCCCATGGACGGGTCCTGAACCATGACGACCGCGTCGTGCTGGTGACCACGCGCCGCGGCCTGGACATCCTCATGACGGGCGTCCAGCCCCACCCCGAAGGCCGCCGGCCTCGTCCGGCCTCTTGA
- a CDS encoding Na+/H+ antiporter: MRSVGTVLFLVVLATVVATGARRWRIPAPSLLVVAGLVVALIPGTPEIQVSPELIGLVVLPPLLYASAEELSWRELRLVWKPVSVLAVGLVLASAAAVGAVASLLTPLTWPMALVLGAILASTDPVAVTALGRRLALPPRVQVLVQAESLFNDATSLLLFRVAVVIAAASAGVSWQAAGTEFALLAGGGILIGGAVAGVVALIRRRTEDPVLETVIALVTPYTAYVLAEAVHASGVTSVVVAGVVLGGRAERFTNAPIRIQLHAVNGTVVFLLESVVFSLIGLTLPGQVATLGDGDRLWPLYALVVAVTLIAVRLLWVLPLSAVVQRSSGARPSWRVPAVLTWAGTRGVVPLAAALSIPVVADDGSLLGQRSLVLVLTTSVVVVTLVAQGFTLADVVRRSGIALEPDHTEREEASARCSLAAAGIRRLDEMSDLEAVPDVVADRLRRSLQARLEHARDRLEEADLAESADHVYRLLRRDLIRVEAVELQRLYDEHRISDTTRRRLQRTLDLEEARLDLAS; this comes from the coding sequence ATGCGCAGTGTCGGTACGGTTTTGTTCCTTGTGGTGCTGGCCACGGTCGTGGCCACAGGGGCGCGGCGTTGGCGAATCCCCGCGCCCTCACTGCTCGTTGTCGCGGGCCTCGTCGTCGCCCTGATACCGGGTACCCCGGAGATCCAGGTCAGTCCTGAGCTGATCGGTCTCGTCGTTCTCCCGCCCCTGCTGTACGCGAGCGCCGAGGAGCTGTCCTGGCGCGAACTGCGCCTGGTGTGGAAGCCGGTCAGTGTGCTCGCGGTCGGTCTGGTGCTGGCCTCGGCGGCCGCCGTCGGGGCGGTGGCATCGCTGCTCACTCCGCTGACCTGGCCGATGGCCCTGGTCCTGGGGGCCATCCTCGCGAGCACGGATCCGGTGGCCGTCACCGCACTGGGCCGCCGGCTCGCCCTGCCGCCCCGCGTCCAGGTCCTCGTACAGGCCGAGAGCCTCTTCAACGACGCCACCTCGCTCCTGCTCTTCCGCGTCGCGGTCGTCATCGCCGCGGCCTCCGCCGGGGTGTCCTGGCAGGCGGCGGGCACCGAGTTCGCGCTGCTCGCCGGCGGCGGCATCCTCATCGGAGGAGCGGTCGCGGGTGTCGTGGCGCTGATCCGGCGCAGGACCGAGGACCCCGTACTCGAGACCGTCATCGCCCTGGTGACCCCGTACACCGCCTACGTGCTGGCCGAGGCGGTGCACGCGTCCGGCGTGACCTCCGTCGTGGTGGCCGGCGTGGTGCTCGGCGGGCGGGCCGAGCGCTTCACCAATGCCCCCATCCGGATCCAGCTGCACGCGGTGAACGGCACCGTGGTCTTCCTGCTGGAGAGCGTCGTCTTCAGCCTGATCGGCCTCACCCTGCCCGGACAGGTCGCCACGCTCGGCGACGGCGACCGGCTCTGGCCCCTGTACGCCCTGGTGGTCGCCGTGACACTGATCGCCGTGCGCCTGCTGTGGGTCCTGCCGCTCTCGGCCGTCGTCCAGCGGAGCTCGGGCGCGCGGCCCTCCTGGCGGGTTCCGGCCGTGCTGACCTGGGCGGGCACGCGGGGCGTCGTCCCCTTGGCCGCGGCCCTCTCCATCCCCGTCGTCGCGGACGACGGCAGCCTGCTGGGTCAGCGCTCGCTCGTCCTCGTACTGACCACCTCGGTGGTGGTGGTCACCCTGGTGGCCCAGGGTTTCACCCTGGCCGACGTGGTCCGCCGCTCCGGAATCGCCCTCGAACCCGACCACACCGAGCGCGAGGAGGCCTCCGCCCGGTGCAGCCTCGCCGCCGCCGGCATCAGGCGGCTCGACGAGATGTCCGATCTCGAAGCCGTACCGGACGTCGTGGCCGACCGGCTCCGGCGCAGCCTGCAGGCCCGCCTGGAGCATGCCCGCGACCGCCTGGAGGAAGCCGACCTGGCCGAGTCCGCGGACCACGTCTACCGGCTGCTGCGCCGTGACCTGATCAGGGTGGAGGCCGTCGAACTGCAGCGCCTCTACGACGAACACCGCATCAGCGACACCACCCGCCGCCGGCTCCAGCGCACCCTGGACCTGGAGGAGGCACGACTGGACCTGGCGAGCTGA
- a CDS encoding GNAT family N-acetyltransferase, translating to MIEISPQELPALSRWFPTGSPGPGTLAEHVLTTGSGVWWADRPDRPRVLAVTCADHVLLRGDPGVLAPNALNRFANQYVETPARFWPALGAAFERVDPWERMVYVHQAKSLLPRPLRGVTVRRLTPEDAPALCDLHSENAWIHASWGGPTGLAASGHGWAAFAKGRVLSVACTYFLGSTYEDIAVVTVPDRRREHLALACIAGLTADVQARGRTASWCCSRDNRPSRLLAWSAGFRLSREYVHHVTGRARVRTVRAAAVPA from the coding sequence ATGATCGAAATCTCCCCGCAGGAGTTGCCCGCCCTGAGCCGCTGGTTCCCGACGGGCTCACCCGGTCCCGGGACCCTCGCCGAGCACGTACTGACCACGGGTTCCGGCGTCTGGTGGGCCGACCGTCCCGACCGTCCCCGCGTCCTCGCCGTCACTTGTGCGGACCACGTGCTGCTGCGCGGCGACCCAGGCGTGCTCGCCCCGAATGCCCTGAACCGGTTCGCCAACCAGTACGTCGAGACGCCCGCACGGTTCTGGCCCGCCCTCGGCGCCGCATTCGAGCGTGTCGACCCCTGGGAACGGATGGTGTACGTCCACCAGGCGAAGTCGCTCCTCCCCCGGCCCCTGCGTGGCGTTACCGTACGGCGGCTGACGCCCGAGGACGCTCCGGCGCTCTGCGATCTGCACTCCGAGAACGCCTGGATCCATGCCAGTTGGGGCGGACCCACCGGCCTCGCCGCCTCCGGCCACGGCTGGGCGGCCTTCGCGAAGGGCCGGGTCCTCTCCGTCGCCTGCACCTACTTCCTCGGCAGCACCTACGAGGACATCGCGGTGGTCACCGTGCCCGACCGCCGCCGCGAGCACCTCGCACTCGCCTGCATCGCCGGCCTGACGGCCGACGTCCAGGCCCGCGGACGCACCGCGAGCTGGTGCTGCTCGCGCGACAACCGGCCCAGCCGGCTCCTGGCCTGGTCGGCCGGTTTCCGGCTGAGCCGCGAGTACGTCCACCACGTCACGGGACGCGCCAGGGTGCGCACGGTCCGCGCCGCTGCGGTGCCGGCGTAG
- a CDS encoding response regulator gives MTRVLVVDDEPRLARLLVINLKARTYEVDCVHDGRAALDAVAARRPDAILLDLGLPDMDGIEVIERLRVWSQVPVLVVSARHDSEEKIQALDAGADDYITKPFSMDELMARLGAVVRRTPAHVAAVANEAVVETEEFTVDLLAKKARRGGVTIRLTPTEWHLLEVLIRNRGKLVSQRRLLQEVWGSSYGTQTNYLRVYMAHLRRKLEADPSHPRHLITAPGMGYRFDA, from the coding sequence ATGACCCGGGTGCTGGTGGTGGACGACGAACCGCGGCTTGCGCGTTTGCTGGTCATCAATCTGAAGGCGCGCACCTATGAGGTGGACTGCGTTCACGACGGGCGCGCGGCACTGGACGCCGTGGCGGCCCGCCGCCCGGACGCGATCCTGCTCGACCTCGGTCTGCCCGACATGGACGGGATCGAGGTGATCGAGAGGCTGCGGGTCTGGTCCCAGGTGCCCGTCCTGGTGGTCTCCGCCCGCCACGACTCCGAGGAGAAGATCCAGGCCCTGGACGCTGGCGCCGACGACTACATCACCAAGCCCTTCAGCATGGACGAGCTGATGGCCAGGCTGGGAGCCGTCGTACGCCGTACGCCGGCACACGTCGCGGCCGTCGCGAACGAAGCGGTCGTGGAGACCGAGGAGTTCACCGTCGATCTGCTCGCGAAGAAGGCCAGACGCGGCGGGGTGACCATCAGGCTCACGCCGACGGAATGGCACCTGTTGGAGGTCCTGATCCGCAACCGGGGCAAGCTCGTCAGCCAGCGGCGGCTGCTCCAGGAGGTGTGGGGATCCTCGTACGGAACGCAGACCAACTACCTGCGGGTGTACATGGCCCACCTCAGGCGGAAGCTGGAGGCGGACCCGTCCCACCCCCGCCACCTGATCACCGCCCCCGGCATGGGGTACCGCTTCGACGCATGA
- the kdpF gene encoding K(+)-transporting ATPase subunit F, with product MSTETIVGIVVAVSLAGYLVLAVFFPEKF from the coding sequence GTGAGCACGGAAACCATCGTAGGCATCGTCGTCGCGGTCAGTCTGGCCGGCTATCTGGTCCTGGCCGTGTTCTTCCCGGAGAAGTTCTGA